The following DNA comes from Frankia casuarinae.
ACTTCATGTGCGTGACCAACGATGGCTCCTCGACGGGGACGGACAGCGGACGACGGCTCGGGGGGACGACGGCTCGGGGGGAAGGCGGCGGACCGCTCAGGTGCCGGCGAGACGTTCGACGACCGGCGCCATGGCGGTCAACGCGTCCAGGGAGACCCCGATCGTGCTGAGGCCGAAGCGCTCGCGGCGCTCGACGAGGTCGTCGACGATCTCGTCGACCGACCCGCACAGCGCGTGCGGGGTCGCGAGCGCCTGTTCGGAGGTGAGCCCGAACCCGGCGGCCAACTGCTCGGCGACCTGGGTGCGGTTGTCGGTGACGACGACGAGGTGGACGCGGACCTGAAGGGTGAGATCGTCCCAACGGGCGCCGGCGGCCTCCCGGATCCAGCGGACCTTCTCCTCGGTCGCCGCCGTCGTCGCGTTGGCGCCGAGCGAGGCGTCGATCACCCCGCCGGCCATGTTCATGTTCAGCCCGATGATGTCGGCCTCACGGGCGGCGAGGGTCAGCAGCCGGCGCCCGCCACCACCGATCACGATCGGCGGGTGGGGCCGCTGCACCGGCTTCGGCGTCCCGTTCAGGCCGGCGACCTGGTAGTGGGTGCCGCTGTAGGTGAACGGTCCGTCGGCGAACATCCCCTTGATGACGGCGAGGGACTCGGCGAGCCGGCCGATGCGCACCCCCGGCGGATCGAGCGGCAGACCGGCTCGGGAGTAGTCGGAGGTCATCCAGCCGGCGCCGAGGCCGAGTTCGAACCGTCCGCCGGACAGCGCGTCGAGGGTCGCCGCCTCCTTGGCCAGCACCACCGGATGGCGGTAGTCGTTACTGAACACCATCGCGCCGATCCGCAGCGTCGTCGTCGCGTCGGCCGCGGCCATCAGCGCCGCGATCGGCGCGACCTGCTCGTCGAGATGGTCGGAGACGGTCAACGTCGCGTAGCCGAGATCCTCGACCCGGTGGGCGAGGTCGGCCCATGACCGGGCGCTCACCTCGGCGGGGGAGGAACACTGGATGTTGAACCGGAACGGCCGTTTGTACGGCCCGCCGGAGACCTCGGTCACCGCAGCCACTCCTCCACTCACCGGGGCATCTCCAGGATGGGACACATCGAGGACGGGGCGCCTCGAAGACGGGACACCTCGAAGACGGGCACTCGCCGGTGGCATCCTCGAGGACGAGGCGGATACCAAGATAGCCCGTCGGGCGACCGGCGGCCGTCCCCGGCGCGACCCGACCGGCGCGACCCGACCGTCGTCAGACCGTCACCGGACCGACCCGATCGGCCCTAACCGTCACCGGACCGACCCGGCTGACCGGCGCAGCGACCGCAGGTACTCGCCGGCCGCCCGTGCCTGCTCCGGGGTCGGCGGCGGCTCGCGCAGTGCCTGGACGGCGGCACGGCGCGCCTCCCCGGTCAGCCGGTCGACGTAGAGGATCCCGTCGAGATGGTCGACCTCGTGCTGGAAGCAGCGCGCAAGCAGGCCCTCGCCGGCGTACTCGACCGGCTGCCCCGTAACGTCCACCCCG
Coding sequences within:
- a CDS encoding LLM class F420-dependent oxidoreductase, giving the protein MTEVSGGPYKRPFRFNIQCSSPAEVSARSWADLAHRVEDLGYATLTVSDHLDEQVAPIAALMAAADATTTLRIGAMVFSNDYRHPVVLAKEAATLDALSGGRFELGLGAGWMTSDYSRAGLPLDPPGVRIGRLAESLAVIKGMFADGPFTYSGTHYQVAGLNGTPKPVQRPHPPIVIGGGGRRLLTLAAREADIIGLNMNMAGGVIDASLGANATTAATEEKVRWIREAAGARWDDLTLQVRVHLVVVTDNRTQVAEQLAAGFGLTSEQALATPHALCGSVDEIVDDLVERRERFGLSTIGVSLDALTAMAPVVERLAGT